In Dehalococcoidia bacterium, a single genomic region encodes these proteins:
- a CDS encoding NAD-dependent epimerase/dehydratase family protein — translation FIGSHTVDRLLQRGYTVRVLDNLHPRVHPRGKPLWLSPDAEFIQGDVTSRTDWERALEDVDAVIHLAAYQDYMPDFSTFFRVNTAGTALLYEIIVGRKLPIRKVVVASSQAVYGEGRYRCGEHGVVYPGMRPLAQLEAGDWEVHCPHCQRPMHWEPTDESVVNPQNAYAMSKYAQEMVALNLGKRYGIPTTALRYSIVQGPRQSFANAYSGVCRIFCLSLFLGRPLVVYEDGRQVRDYVNIHDAVDATMLALEDPRTDYQVYNVGGGRPYTVLEFAQMVVAAFGKGGEIEVPGVFRFGDTRHIVSDISRLRALGWEPRYTPQDSIRAYIAWLTSQECSADLLDYAQAQMRAQGVLRTVAVRA, via the coding sequence TTCATCGGCTCCCACACGGTGGACCGCCTCCTGCAGCGGGGCTACACCGTGCGGGTGTTGGACAACCTCCATCCCCGTGTGCACCCCCGCGGCAAACCCCTCTGGCTCTCCCCTGATGCCGAGTTCATCCAGGGGGATGTAACCTCCCGCACCGATTGGGAGCGCGCCCTGGAGGACGTGGACGCCGTTATCCACCTGGCCGCCTATCAGGACTACATGCCCGACTTCAGCACCTTCTTCCGCGTCAACACCGCCGGCACCGCCCTGCTGTACGAGATCATCGTGGGGCGGAAACTGCCCATCCGCAAGGTGGTAGTGGCCTCGTCCCAGGCGGTCTACGGCGAGGGGCGCTACCGCTGTGGGGAGCACGGGGTGGTGTATCCCGGCATGCGCCCCCTGGCCCAACTGGAGGCCGGCGACTGGGAGGTGCATTGTCCCCACTGCCAGCGCCCCATGCACTGGGAGCCGACCGACGAAAGCGTGGTCAACCCCCAGAACGCCTACGCCATGTCCAAATATGCCCAGGAGATGGTCGCCCTGAACCTGGGCAAGAGGTACGGTATCCCTACGACAGCCCTGCGCTACTCCATCGTGCAGGGGCCACGCCAGTCCTTCGCCAACGCCTATTCGGGGGTGTGCCGCATCTTTTGCCTCTCCCTGTTCTTGGGCAGGCCCTTGGTGGTTTACGAGGACGGGAGGCAGGTGCGGGATTATGTCAATATCCACGACGCGGTGGACGCCACCATGTTGGCTCTGGAGGATCCCCGCACCGACTATCAGGTCTACAATGTGGGCGGGGGCCGTCCCTACACGGTATTGGAGTTCGCCCAGATGGTGGTAGCGGCTTTTGGCAAAGGAGGCGAGATTGAGGTGCCCGGGGTGTTCCGTTTTGGAGACACCCGCCACATCGTGTCGGACATCTCCCGCCTGCGGGCGCTGGGCTGGGAGCCCCGCTACACCCCCCAGGACAGCATCCGTGCCTACATCGCCTGGCTGACCAGCCAGGAGTGCTCGGCTGACTTGCTGGACTACGCCCAGGCCCAGATGCGCGCCCAGGGCGTCTTGCGCACAGTGGCGGTGCGGGCGTGA
- a CDS encoding GHMP kinase codes for MIIVQTPLRISLAGGGTDLPDYYQRREGFVVNAAIDKYVFVIVNERYDDKIYINYSRKEIVDRVEDIRHELVREAMLITGVKDGVEVTTLADVPSEGSGLGSSSSLTVGLLNAFHIYRGEQVGPHQLAEEACQVEIERCGKPIGKQDQYIAAFGGVCALRFRSDGQVEVERLPLTERDLRRLSAHLLLVYTGVTRQASNILSVQKARTEANLDYLDAIKALALEVRTALLEGNWDRIGWALDENWRLKKQLAPGISNSLIDDMYERARQAGALGGKITGAGGGGFLLLYCPPQHHQAVLRALDGYRPMPFMVERDGSKVIFNYRRYTWR; via the coding sequence GTGATCATCGTGCAGACGCCTCTACGCATCAGCCTGGCGGGCGGGGGCACCGACCTCCCCGACTACTACCAGCGTCGGGAGGGGTTCGTGGTCAACGCCGCCATTGATAAGTATGTGTTCGTCATCGTCAACGAGCGCTACGACGATAAGATTTACATCAACTACTCCCGCAAGGAGATCGTGGACCGGGTGGAGGATATCCGCCACGAACTGGTGCGGGAGGCCATGCTCATAACGGGCGTAAAAGACGGGGTGGAGGTGACGACCCTGGCCGATGTGCCCTCGGAAGGGTCGGGCTTGGGCTCGTCCAGTAGCCTGACAGTGGGGCTGTTGAACGCCTTTCACATCTATCGGGGCGAGCAAGTCGGCCCGCACCAGTTGGCGGAGGAGGCCTGCCAGGTGGAGATTGAGCGGTGCGGGAAGCCCATCGGCAAGCAGGACCAGTACATCGCCGCTTTTGGCGGTGTGTGCGCCCTGCGCTTCCGGTCGGATGGACAAGTGGAGGTGGAGCGCCTCCCCTTGACCGAGCGGGATCTGCGCCGCCTGTCGGCCCATCTGCTCCTCGTGTATACCGGCGTAACCCGTCAGGCGTCGAATATTCTGTCCGTCCAGAAAGCCCGCACGGAGGCCAATCTGGACTATCTGGATGCCATCAAGGCCCTGGCCTTGGAAGTGCGCACCGCCCTTCTGGAGGGGAACTGGGACCGCATCGGCTGGGCGCTGGACGAGAACTGGCGTCTCAAGAAGCAGTTGGCCCCGGGCATCTCCAACAGTCTGATTGACGACATGTATGAACGGGCGCGCCAGGCTGGCGCGCTAGGGGGCAAAATCACGGGGGCTGGGGGTGGGGGCTTCCTGCTTCTGTATTGCCCCCCGCAGCACCACCAGGCCGTCCTGCGAGCATTGGACGGCTATCGCCCCATGCCATTTATGGTAGAGCGGGACGGGAGCAAGGTCATCTTCAACTACCGGCGGTATACCTGGCGATGA
- a CDS encoding SIS domain-containing protein, with the protein MHDVRAYLEAVKGLVDTLVGQVEPLIDLMYRAYQEGRTVFIIGNGGSASNASHFAQDLAKGTLPHMGVTKRIRALALTDNVSFMTALSNDIGYEVVFEEQVKTYARPGDVLVAFSGSGNSKNILRAVEWANSHGLTTVGITGFDGGRLHQIAQVKLHVPCYEMGAVESLHCLAFHWVVLALRRRIATERGHEHGGA; encoded by the coding sequence GTGCACGACGTGCGCGCCTATCTGGAGGCGGTCAAGGGACTGGTGGACACCCTTGTAGGGCAGGTGGAGCCCCTTATTGACCTGATGTACCGCGCCTACCAGGAGGGGCGCACGGTGTTCATCATCGGCAACGGGGGGAGCGCCTCCAACGCCTCCCACTTCGCCCAAGACTTGGCCAAAGGCACTCTCCCTCACATGGGCGTTACTAAGCGCATCCGCGCCCTGGCCTTGACCGATAACGTCTCTTTTATGACCGCCCTCTCCAACGATATCGGGTATGAGGTAGTGTTTGAGGAGCAGGTGAAGACCTATGCACGCCCGGGGGATGTGCTGGTGGCCTTTAGCGGGTCGGGCAACAGCAAGAACATCCTGCGAGCGGTGGAGTGGGCCAATTCCCACGGCCTCACCACAGTGGGCATCACCGGCTTTGACGGGGGACGTTTGCACCAGATCGCCCAGGTGAAACTCCACGTCCCCTGCTATGAGATGGGAGCCGTGGAATCCCTGCACTGTTTGGCATTCCATTGGGTGGTTCTGGCGTTGCGGCGACGCATAGCAACCGAAAGGGGACATGAGCATGGGGGGGCGTAG
- a CDS encoding HAD family hydrolase, producing MGGRRAVFLDRDGTLIEDIPYLRDPEQVRLLPGAGEALAILQRKGFALVVVSNQSGIGRGLVRPEELQAVHRRLEERLLAYGVRLDGAFYCPHAPWEGCTCRKPQPGLLLQAAQQLNLDLKQSFLVGNADTDIAAGKSVGCRTVLLTQCPDPFHPVRGDPPADYQAEEWGTVVGYVYGDGHCISKGNVK from the coding sequence ATGGGGGGGCGTAGGGCCGTTTTCCTCGATCGGGACGGCACGCTCATCGAGGATATCCCGTATTTGCGGGACCCGGAGCAGGTGCGCTTGCTCCCCGGGGCGGGGGAGGCGCTGGCGATTCTGCAACGCAAAGGGTTCGCCCTGGTGGTGGTGAGCAATCAATCGGGCATAGGGCGCGGGCTGGTGCGCCCTGAGGAACTGCAGGCGGTGCACCGGCGGTTGGAGGAGCGCCTGCTGGCCTATGGGGTGCGCCTGGACGGGGCGTTCTACTGCCCCCACGCCCCGTGGGAGGGGTGCACCTGCCGCAAGCCCCAGCCGGGTCTGCTGCTGCAGGCGGCACAACAGCTGAACCTAGATCTGAAGCAGTCGTTCCTTGTGGGGAATGCAGACACCGATATCGCCGCCGGAAAGAGCGTGGGATGCCGCACGGTGCTGCTTACACAGTGCCCTGATCCGTTCCATCCTGTGAGAGGCGACCCGCCCGCTGATTATCAGGCCGAGGAGTGGGGGACGGTGGTGGGGTATGTGTATGGAGATGGTCACTGCATTAGCAAAGGGAATGTAAAGTAG
- a CDS encoding FkbM family methyltransferase: protein MLRWRFIRYMQQSKRLVYYCATPRDKMLMVIARASHIPLHFLRRFFGYYGVGRLLPDYLLLSNICLRTPHGQFICRRFTNDFVCVVPEHEPYLQRYFGIEEGIFIDVGAHIGGYTVQVARKLGQRGRVLAIEPDPSTFQVLRKNVILNGLKNVECINVACSDQEGEQQFFRSPFQPGFNSFIAPLGGKPIVVKTTPLDALVELYRATDVRLIKIDTEGAEVHVLRGSSHVLTQASPRLIIEVMPHNRRMVHDLLNSTGYRVEPISGSYWFAHKP from the coding sequence ATGCTTCGCTGGCGTTTTATTCGATATATGCAGCAAAGCAAACGGCTCGTGTATTATTGCGCCACCCCCCGCGACAAAATGCTTATGGTCATAGCGCGCGCATCGCATATCCCTTTGCACTTTTTACGACGCTTTTTTGGATATTATGGTGTAGGGAGGCTTCTACCTGATTACTTGTTGTTAAGCAATATATGCCTGCGGACTCCGCACGGGCAATTTATATGTAGACGTTTTACCAACGATTTCGTTTGCGTCGTTCCCGAACATGAACCCTACCTTCAGCGATATTTTGGCATTGAGGAAGGTATATTCATCGATGTGGGAGCACATATTGGCGGATATACTGTCCAGGTCGCCAGAAAACTAGGCCAGCGCGGACGAGTGTTGGCAATAGAACCTGATCCCTCTACCTTCCAAGTCCTGCGCAAAAATGTGATTCTGAACGGTTTAAAAAACGTGGAGTGTATCAATGTCGCCTGCTCTGATCAGGAGGGAGAGCAACAGTTTTTTCGCTCTCCCTTCCAACCGGGCTTCAACTCTTTCATAGCACCCTTAGGGGGAAAACCGATCGTCGTCAAAACTACCCCTCTTGATGCACTGGTAGAACTCTATCGGGCGACGGATGTCCGCCTTATCAAAATAGACACAGAAGGGGCTGAGGTGCATGTCTTACGCGGTTCCTCGCACGTGCTCACGCAAGCGTCTCCCCGCCTCATTATTGAAGTCATGCCGCACAATCGACGAATGGTGCACGATCTTTTGAACTCCACCGGTTATCGTGTGGAACCTATATCCGGATCCTATTGGTTCGCTCACAAACCGTAA
- a CDS encoding UDP-glucose/GDP-mannose dehydrogenase family protein, whose amino-acid sequence MTQSGSVKVEPIGVLGLGHVGLPTAVGLAEVGWTVIGADDDRAKAEMIARGQVPFYEPGLQEALQTHLRSGRLHITADTGEAVQQARVLFVCVGTPLSHEGLPDLSQVEAVARTIAHHMNGYKLIVEKSTTPVGTAKQIEKTLRWYSNGQHAFDVAVNPEFLQEGTALRDFLNPSRIVLGVDSAQARDILLTVYQPFLRPDRPHGPAPLIVTDTNTAELIKHASNAFLSMKISFINLMADVCEAVGANVDQVARGLGLDPRIGPHFLRAGIGYGGSCLPKDLKTFVRVGESLGVDMGLLREVDRINEERPLRFVQKLRQALWNLKGKTVAIWGLAFKPGTDDMREAPSITIIKRLLAEGARLRLYDPQALPTARRMLGGEHGEIDYSPSPYEAVREADALLVLTEWPEFLQVDMASVRRLMRVPILGDGRNLFDPQAMRALGFGYFSVGRP is encoded by the coding sequence ATGACCCAGTCTGGATCCGTGAAAGTCGAGCCCATAGGTGTTCTCGGGCTAGGGCACGTAGGCCTTCCCACCGCCGTGGGGCTGGCCGAGGTGGGGTGGACGGTCATCGGCGCCGATGACGACCGCGCCAAAGCAGAGATGATCGCGCGTGGTCAGGTGCCCTTTTACGAGCCCGGCCTGCAAGAGGCCCTACAGACCCACCTGCGTTCCGGACGGTTGCACATCACAGCCGACACCGGGGAAGCGGTGCAACAGGCCCGCGTGCTTTTCGTGTGCGTGGGCACACCCCTTTCCCATGAGGGGTTGCCTGACCTCTCCCAGGTAGAGGCGGTGGCGCGCACCATCGCTCACCATATGAACGGTTACAAACTCATCGTAGAGAAGAGCACCACACCGGTAGGTACCGCCAAACAGATAGAGAAGACTTTGCGCTGGTATAGTAATGGCCAACACGCCTTTGACGTGGCCGTCAACCCGGAGTTCCTCCAGGAGGGAACAGCCCTGCGCGACTTCCTCAACCCCAGCCGCATCGTTTTGGGCGTGGACTCTGCGCAGGCCCGTGACATCCTCCTTACAGTATACCAACCTTTCCTGCGCCCGGATAGACCCCACGGCCCTGCCCCACTTATCGTAACCGATACCAACACCGCCGAACTCATCAAACACGCCTCCAATGCCTTCCTGAGCATGAAGATCTCCTTTATCAACCTGATGGCAGATGTATGTGAGGCGGTAGGGGCGAATGTGGACCAGGTGGCGCGGGGCTTGGGATTAGACCCCCGTATCGGACCCCACTTCCTGCGGGCGGGCATTGGCTATGGGGGGTCTTGCCTTCCCAAAGACTTAAAGACCTTCGTGCGCGTTGGGGAATCGCTGGGTGTAGATATGGGTCTTTTGCGGGAGGTGGACCGCATCAACGAGGAGCGCCCCCTGCGTTTTGTGCAGAAACTGCGCCAGGCCTTGTGGAACCTCAAGGGGAAGACCGTGGCCATTTGGGGCCTCGCCTTCAAGCCAGGGACCGATGACATGCGCGAAGCGCCCAGTATAACCATCATCAAGCGCCTTCTTGCGGAGGGGGCGCGCCTACGGCTCTATGATCCCCAAGCCCTCCCCACAGCACGCCGCATGCTTGGTGGTGAGCACGGGGAGATCGACTATTCCCCCTCCCCCTACGAGGCCGTGCGCGAAGCCGATGCCCTCCTCGTGCTCACCGAGTGGCCGGAGTTTTTGCAAGTAGACATGGCGAGCGTGCGTCGCCTGATGCGGGTGCCCATTTTGGGAGATGGACGCAACCTGTTCGACCCCCAGGCGATGCGTGCGTTGGGCTTCGGGTACTTCTCTGTGGGCCGCCCATAG
- a CDS encoding NAD-dependent epimerase/dehydratase family protein, translating to MKIFITGIAGFLGSNLAEALIAQGHSVAGNDNLIGGEMDNLPQGVEFHPIDCNDWQALSKAMQGAEVVYHCAATPHEGLSVFSPALVAKHVYLATASTLSAAVQAGVRRFIYCSSMARYGDNPIPFTEDMPTRPVDPYGISKVAGEDLVKLMAEVHKFEYVIAVPHNIYGPRQKYDDPYRNVVAIFINRMLQGKQPYIFGDGNQRRCFSYISDVIDPLIRMAFQDNVVGEVINIGPDDEFVTINHLAEIVAEAVGFELDPIYVPERPQEVREATCSAMKARRLLGYTPRVPLRQGVAQMVEWVRAKGPRPFRYHLGLEIITERTPKVWVHQLYA from the coding sequence ATGAAAATCTTCATCACGGGTATCGCTGGATTCCTGGGCAGCAATTTGGCGGAAGCCCTGATCGCCCAAGGCCACAGCGTCGCCGGCAACGACAATCTCATTGGCGGCGAGATGGACAACCTCCCCCAAGGGGTGGAGTTCCATCCCATTGACTGCAACGATTGGCAGGCCCTGAGCAAGGCGATGCAGGGGGCCGAAGTGGTGTACCACTGCGCCGCCACGCCTCACGAAGGGCTCAGCGTGTTCAGCCCCGCCCTTGTGGCGAAACATGTCTACCTTGCCACCGCCTCCACCCTGTCGGCAGCGGTGCAGGCCGGTGTGCGCCGGTTCATTTACTGTTCCAGCATGGCGCGCTACGGGGACAACCCCATCCCCTTCACGGAGGACATGCCCACCCGTCCTGTGGACCCTTACGGCATCAGTAAGGTGGCTGGAGAGGACCTGGTCAAACTGATGGCCGAAGTGCATAAGTTTGAATATGTCATCGCCGTCCCCCACAACATCTATGGCCCCCGCCAAAAATATGATGACCCCTATCGGAATGTGGTTGCGATATTTATCAACCGCATGCTGCAGGGCAAACAGCCCTATATTTTCGGCGATGGCAATCAGCGGCGCTGTTTTTCTTACATTTCCGATGTCATCGATCCCCTTATCCGCATGGCTTTTCAAGACAATGTGGTAGGCGAGGTGATCAATATAGGTCCCGATGATGAATTTGTAACCATCAATCACCTGGCGGAGATCGTGGCCGAGGCGGTGGGATTTGAGTTGGATCCCATATATGTTCCGGAGCGCCCCCAGGAGGTGCGGGAGGCCACCTGTAGCGCCATGAAGGCCCGCCGCCTTTTGGGATATACCCCCCGTGTGCCGCTCCGTCAGGGTGTGGCCCAGATGGTGGAGTGGGTGCGCGCCAAAGGTCCGCGCCCCTTCCGTTATCACTTAGGCCTGGAGATCATCACCGAGCGCACGCCCAAAGTGTGGGTGCACCAACTTTATGCCTGA
- a CDS encoding glycosyltransferase, producing the protein MPDTSSAPPVSVCLTTYNRAHRLPAVLDSLLAQDFSDFELIISDDCSSDHTQEVGSEYSRRDGRVRYVRNAKNLGMPGNLNSVVQQARGMYIAIVHDDNIYRQDLLAKWKSALDAFPDAPFVFNDYDTIHPDGSRRVYRMTSGNFVRGTEIATHYFKTVTCAVFATVMMRRTALVKAGPFDSTFGFISDVDMWLRLARDAENIAYVPEPLITIYPREPHHPYRHVHWRHVFWSLGIYTKHLRFYHETHPDLVAPYVSAYPRLRRRYMFRSMAYLVKYRQWQRVREGLAIWRDADDFFLKRLGYLFGTPRWRPDWYHPGWWKMASAPRL; encoded by the coding sequence ATGCCTGACACCTCTAGTGCCCCTCCTGTCAGTGTCTGCCTCACAACCTACAATCGTGCCCACCGACTCCCTGCAGTGTTGGACAGTTTACTAGCACAAGATTTTTCCGATTTCGAACTAATTATCAGTGACGATTGCTCCAGCGACCATACTCAAGAAGTTGGCTCAGAATACAGTCGACGCGATGGCCGTGTGCGCTATGTGCGCAACGCGAAAAACCTGGGCATGCCAGGAAACCTTAACTCTGTTGTCCAGCAGGCACGGGGGATGTACATCGCCATCGTCCACGATGACAACATTTACCGCCAGGATCTCCTCGCCAAATGGAAATCGGCTCTCGATGCATTCCCCGACGCCCCTTTTGTCTTCAACGACTACGACACCATCCATCCGGATGGCTCCAGGCGTGTATATCGCATGACCTCGGGCAACTTTGTGCGCGGGACAGAGATAGCCACACACTACTTCAAGACCGTTACCTGTGCGGTATTCGCCACTGTGATGATGCGAAGAACCGCTTTGGTCAAAGCAGGCCCATTTGACTCCACATTCGGGTTCATCAGCGATGTAGATATGTGGCTCCGCTTGGCTCGGGACGCGGAGAATATAGCTTATGTCCCCGAACCCCTCATTACTATTTATCCTAGGGAACCGCACCATCCCTATAGGCACGTGCACTGGCGCCATGTGTTTTGGTCCCTCGGTATTTACACAAAACACCTCCGATTCTATCACGAAACACACCCTGATCTCGTCGCTCCCTATGTGAGCGCTTATCCTCGCCTACGTCGCCGATATATGTTTCGTAGCATGGCTTATCTTGTTAAATATCGTCAATGGCAGCGCGTCCGCGAAGGGTTAGCCATATGGCGCGATGCCGATGATTTTTTCTTGAAGCGTTTAGGTTATCTTTTCGGCACACCTCGGTGGCGACCTGACTGGTATCATCCTGGTTGGTGGAAAATGGCCAGTGCCCCACGACTATGA
- a CDS encoding glycosyltransferase produces MKILLSYPSEHELNEGRHYARVLQRLGHQVYVVNVANRWYSAPPGQFSRGYPPDITLQEILNDYPGADLFLWIEPFGLIPRGLETSPIPTAAIISDVHRNLKSRLLQARFFDLVFLRQRNYLPFFRDHPPGAVVWHPWTCNTEIVRDLHVSRDLDVAMIGKMYMASRRRLIKILSRQYRVNEMRYYPYEEIAQVYSRAKIVFNIPVGNDLNPRFFEAMACGALLLTKRAANGQEVLFQEGVHYVGFDTERELLEKIDYYLSHDEERERIARAGYEEVHKNHTLVHRVQALLETVQKGPLFGAPIRRMRQSDILSLYASFYERFGHIDALLRLAATYRSTPIKRFYFLGMGLKSFLRRAVLAW; encoded by the coding sequence ATGAAAATCCTTCTCAGCTACCCTAGCGAGCACGAACTGAATGAGGGTCGGCATTATGCCCGTGTCCTTCAACGCTTGGGCCATCAGGTTTATGTTGTCAATGTGGCCAACCGCTGGTATTCCGCACCGCCAGGGCAGTTTTCTCGGGGGTATCCCCCAGATATTACACTCCAGGAAATTCTTAACGATTATCCAGGTGCCGATCTCTTCCTCTGGATTGAGCCGTTCGGCCTCATCCCACGCGGCTTAGAGACCTCTCCTATCCCCACAGCAGCCATTATCAGCGATGTGCACCGTAATCTCAAAAGTCGTCTTCTCCAGGCGCGCTTTTTTGACCTAGTATTCCTGCGTCAACGCAACTATCTGCCTTTTTTCCGCGACCACCCGCCCGGTGCCGTGGTGTGGCATCCCTGGACCTGCAATACGGAGATCGTGCGCGATCTTCATGTGTCACGCGATTTGGATGTGGCTATGATAGGGAAAATGTATATGGCCAGTCGGCGGCGGCTTATCAAAATTCTTTCTCGACAGTATCGTGTTAATGAAATGCGCTATTACCCTTATGAAGAAATCGCTCAGGTGTATTCCCGCGCTAAAATCGTTTTCAATATTCCTGTGGGCAATGATCTCAACCCCCGCTTCTTCGAGGCCATGGCTTGCGGAGCCCTGCTCCTCACCAAGCGCGCCGCCAACGGCCAGGAGGTTCTATTCCAGGAAGGCGTACATTATGTGGGTTTTGATACAGAACGAGAGTTGTTGGAGAAGATTGATTACTATTTGAGCCACGACGAGGAACGGGAGCGGATTGCCCGTGCAGGGTATGAAGAGGTGCATAAGAACCATACATTAGTGCACCGCGTCCAGGCATTGTTGGAAACTGTTCAGAAAGGCCCGTTGTTCGGTGCCCCTATCCGCAGAATGCGTCAAAGCGATATCCTCAGCTTATACGCCTCCTTTTATGAGCGGTTCGGTCATATTGATGCCCTGCTCCGCTTAGCGGCAACCTATCGTTCTACTCCCATTAAGCGTTTCTATTTTCTAGGCATGGGCCTCAAGTCTTTTCTCCGTCGAGCAGTGCTGGCTTGGTAG
- a CDS encoding nucleotide sugar dehydrogenase, protein MRLSVIGLGKLGAPIAAAFASRGFPTIGVDVNPQVVEAINAGRSPVLEPGVNEAIAHADGRLRATQDYQDAIQHSDITFILVPTPSEPDGRFSLRYVRQAAEAVGQVLRQKREYHLVVVSSTVLPGSTEFGILPVLEGASGKRCGQDFGLCYSPEFVALGTVLRDFLRPDFVLIGESDTKAGDTLESLYRQVLLNQPPIVRTNWINAELAKIAFNTFGTLKISFCNMLAALCERLPGADVDTVTRTISLDRRISGPSYMKGALGYGGPCLPRDNRALAFLASYVGVNASLAETTDAFNRTVAERVVQRVLALTPPGGTVAVLGLAYKPDTPIVEESQGLNIAQHLAQAGVRVVVYDPLAMEEARKLLGEQVVYAPSVAEAVRHAHVVLIANPDPAFRALPLENNSPHPIVVDAWRLMRERFSNPSATYAPLGIGNAEPLAREHLARLWKSPAEQ, encoded by the coding sequence ATGCGCCTCTCCGTCATCGGCTTGGGCAAACTGGGGGCCCCCATCGCCGCCGCTTTCGCCTCCCGCGGGTTCCCCACCATCGGCGTGGATGTGAACCCCCAAGTGGTGGAGGCCATCAACGCCGGTCGGTCGCCTGTGCTAGAGCCCGGTGTGAACGAGGCCATCGCCCACGCCGACGGCCGCCTGCGCGCCACGCAAGATTATCAGGATGCCATTCAGCATTCCGATATTACCTTTATCCTTGTCCCCACACCCAGTGAGCCTGACGGGCGGTTCTCTTTACGCTATGTCCGCCAAGCGGCAGAGGCCGTGGGCCAGGTTCTGCGCCAGAAACGGGAGTACCACCTGGTAGTCGTCAGCAGTACCGTGCTGCCCGGCTCCACTGAGTTCGGCATTTTGCCTGTGTTGGAAGGCGCCTCGGGGAAGCGGTGTGGACAGGACTTCGGCCTGTGCTACAGCCCGGAGTTCGTCGCTCTGGGAACTGTCCTGCGCGATTTCCTCCGCCCCGATTTTGTCCTCATCGGAGAGTCCGACACCAAAGCCGGCGATACCTTAGAGAGCCTCTACCGACAAGTGTTACTCAACCAACCGCCGATCGTGCGGACGAATTGGATCAACGCTGAACTAGCGAAGATTGCTTTCAACACTTTCGGAACTCTCAAAATCAGTTTCTGCAACATGCTTGCGGCCCTTTGTGAGCGCCTTCCTGGAGCAGATGTGGACACTGTTACGCGCACCATCAGCCTTGATAGACGTATCAGCGGGCCCAGTTACATGAAAGGTGCTCTGGGATATGGCGGCCCCTGCTTGCCCCGCGACAACCGTGCCCTAGCCTTCTTAGCGTCTTATGTGGGTGTGAATGCTAGCCTAGCAGAGACCACTGACGCCTTCAATCGCACCGTCGCAGAACGCGTTGTGCAGCGTGTGTTAGCTTTGACACCGCCCGGAGGGACTGTAGCCGTCCTGGGGCTCGCCTATAAACCCGACACGCCTATCGTAGAAGAGTCCCAGGGATTGAACATTGCCCAGCACCTGGCTCAAGCCGGGGTTCGGGTTGTGGTCTACGATCCCCTGGCAATGGAGGAGGCGCGTAAACTGCTGGGGGAGCAGGTTGTCTATGCACCGTCGGTCGCCGAGGCGGTGCGCCATGCCCATGTTGTGCTTATCGCCAACCCAGACCCCGCTTTCCGGGCCCTACCGTTGGAGAACAACTCCCCTCATCCCATCGTGGTGGATGCGTGGCGTCTGATGCGTGAACGCTTCTCCAACCCCAGCGCTACCTACGCCCCTCTGGGGATAGGAAATGCCGAGCCCCTAGCCCGGGAACACTTGGCGCGGCTGTGGAAATCGCCCGCAGAGCAGTAG
- a CDS encoding class I SAM-dependent methyltransferase, with product MVDLLQQVRAFWDRRPCNIRHSNKPVGTREYFDEVEARRYFVEPHIPGFAQFWRWKGKKVLEIGCGIGTDAVNFARAGADITAVDLSPRSLDIARQGFAVYGLSGRFFCGNAEELSSFVPVEPYDLIYSFGVIHHTPHPERVIEEIKKYCAPHTEVRVMLYAKWSWKVFWIVMKYGRGAFWRTRQLVRRYSEAQEGSPVTYTYSFRDVRRLFKDFRIVEMHKKHIFPYKIDKYIRYQYEWVWYFRLLPTPWFRWLEHRLGWHILIVAKPGWL from the coding sequence ATGGTGGACCTTTTGCAGCAGGTTCGGGCGTTCTGGGACAGGCGACCCTGTAACATTCGCCACTCCAATAAGCCGGTGGGGACACGCGAATACTTTGACGAGGTGGAGGCCCGCAGGTATTTCGTGGAACCCCATATCCCTGGCTTCGCCCAGTTTTGGCGATGGAAAGGAAAAAAAGTGCTGGAAATCGGGTGTGGAATCGGGACAGATGCCGTCAACTTCGCCCGAGCGGGGGCAGACATCACCGCTGTGGATCTCTCCCCCCGCAGTTTGGACATCGCCCGCCAGGGTTTCGCCGTCTACGGCCTGTCGGGACGCTTTTTCTGCGGGAATGCCGAGGAGCTCTCCTCCTTTGTGCCCGTGGAGCCGTATGATCTCATCTACTCCTTCGGGGTGATTCATCATACCCCCCATCCGGAGCGAGTAATAGAGGAGATCAAGAAATATTGCGCACCTCACACAGAGGTACGGGTGATGCTCTACGCCAAGTGGTCGTGGAAGGTGTTTTGGATTGTTATGAAGTATGGACGCGGAGCGTTCTGGCGGACACGGCAACTGGTGCGCCGCTACTCAGAGGCCCAGGAGGGGTCTCCTGTTACCTATACTTATTCGTTTCGAGATGTGCGTCGCCTCTTCAAAGATTTCCGCATTGTGGAGATGCATAAGAAGCATATTTTCCCCTACAAGATTGACAAATATATCCGCTATCAATATGAGTGGGTCTGGTATTTTCGCTTACTTCCCACGCCTTGGTTCCGCTGGCTGGAACACCGACTAGGTTGGCATATCCTTATCGTGGCGAAGCCCGGCTGGCTATGA